A genomic region of Candidatus Brocadiaceae bacterium contains the following coding sequences:
- a CDS encoding MFS transporter yields MIRFSAQYFLLFALMAAFSPYLQVFLQSLGFSEREVGHLQGLLGLAGICGPMLLGRLADRVGHHKWILAAGLAAYAALLVPLAGPPGFATAAVLAAAIGFVLRPAIPLTDVLAAEALPDPVHQYGRVRAWGSGSFVLSLLAFRAFRLVDEGSPASMMRMMVLTAGLCIVSSFMLPDSRPSRVADAKADPAKAPARFVPAFWLFLLAAGAQRFGMAAYYSFFTLYLRETFAMKQAAWVWALGALVETPVMFFAGRAIRRFGLQRMLIASMLGASLRMAIYAFVPVLPVVLASQALHALTFGFFHGASIEFLRRAVPAERRGLAMALYMSLTLGVTAWLGSSLGGEIIERWGYPALFGSYALVPLAGVALMLAARRSFARACAEPAPTGA; encoded by the coding sequence ATGATCCGGTTTTCGGCTCAGTACTTCCTCCTGTTCGCCCTGATGGCGGCCTTCAGCCCCTATCTGCAGGTGTTCCTGCAGTCCCTCGGGTTCTCCGAGCGCGAGGTGGGGCATCTGCAGGGCCTTCTGGGGCTGGCCGGCATCTGCGGCCCGATGCTGCTGGGCCGCCTGGCCGACCGCGTGGGGCACCACAAGTGGATACTGGCGGCGGGCCTGGCCGCCTACGCCGCCCTCCTGGTGCCCCTGGCCGGGCCCCCCGGCTTCGCGACGGCGGCCGTGCTGGCGGCGGCGATCGGCTTCGTGCTCCGGCCGGCGATCCCTCTGACGGACGTCCTGGCGGCCGAGGCGCTGCCGGACCCCGTGCACCAGTACGGCCGGGTGCGGGCGTGGGGGAGCGGCAGCTTCGTGCTGTCGCTGCTGGCGTTCCGCGCGTTCCGACTGGTGGACGAGGGTTCGCCCGCCTCGATGATGCGCATGATGGTGCTGACGGCCGGGCTGTGCATCGTCAGTTCGTTCATGCTGCCGGACTCGCGCCCGTCGCGGGTGGCCGATGCGAAGGCAGATCCCGCGAAGGCGCCCGCACGGTTCGTCCCCGCCTTCTGGCTGTTCCTGCTGGCGGCCGGCGCGCAGCGCTTCGGCATGGCCGCCTACTACTCGTTCTTCACGCTCTATCTGCGCGAGACGTTCGCCATGAAGCAGGCGGCGTGGGTCTGGGCGCTCGGTGCGCTGGTGGAGACCCCCGTGATGTTCTTTGCGGGCCGCGCCATCCGGCGGTTCGGGCTCCAGAGGATGCTGATCGCCTCGATGCTCGGGGCCTCGCTTCGGATGGCGATCTACGCGTTCGTCCCGGTTCTGCCGGTCGTGCTGGCCTCGCAGGCGCTGCATGCGCTGACGTTCGGCTTCTTCCACGGGGCCTCCATCGAGTTCCTGCGGCGGGCGGTGCCCGCCGAGCGGCGGGGGCTGGCCATGGCGCTCTACATGTCGCTGACGCTGGGCGTCACGGCCTGGCTGGGCAGCAGCCTCGGGGGGGAGATCATCGAGCGCTGGGGGTATCCGGCGCTGTTCGGCTCCTACGCCCTCGTGCCGCTGGCGGGCGTGGCGCTGATGCTGGCCGCCCGGCGGTCGTTCGCCCGGGCCTGCGCCGAGCCCGCGCCGACCGGCGCGTGA
- the kdsB gene encoding 3-deoxy-manno-octulosonate cytidylyltransferase, translated as MKAVAIIPARYASTRLPGKPILEAARQTTGKYIIQHVYERAAAAPSVSRVIVATDDARIARAVQDFGGEARMTSPDHQSGTDRIAEAAVGVDAAIIVNVQGDEPEIRPEQVEQVVRLLADDGDAVMGTLAHPIASEREWRDPNVVKVVTDARGGALYFSRSPIPYTRDAGGWAANGPLNALHHLGIYSYRRDFLFRYASLPLAPLELAERLEQLRALSAGYRIKVGVTPHACIGIDTPEDLQAWLARHTAGSA; from the coding sequence GTGAAAGCCGTCGCCATCATCCCCGCCCGCTACGCCTCGACGCGCCTGCCGGGCAAGCCCATCCTGGAGGCCGCCCGTCAGACCACGGGCAAGTACATCATCCAGCACGTCTACGAGCGGGCGGCTGCCGCGCCGTCCGTGAGCCGCGTGATCGTGGCCACCGACGACGCCCGCATCGCGCGCGCGGTGCAGGACTTCGGCGGCGAGGCGCGGATGACGTCGCCCGACCACCAGAGCGGCACCGACCGCATCGCCGAGGCCGCCGTCGGCGTGGACGCGGCGATCATCGTCAACGTGCAGGGCGACGAGCCCGAGATCCGCCCCGAGCAGGTCGAGCAGGTCGTACGCCTGCTGGCCGACGACGGCGACGCCGTCATGGGCACGCTGGCCCACCCCATCGCCTCCGAGCGGGAGTGGCGCGACCCCAACGTGGTCAAGGTGGTGACCGACGCCCGCGGCGGCGCCCTCTACTTCAGCCGCAGCCCCATCCCCTACACGCGCGACGCCGGCGGGTGGGCGGCCAACGGCCCGCTGAACGCGCTCCACCACCTGGGCATCTACAGCTACCGGCGCGACTTCCTCTTCCGTTACGCCTCGCTGCCGCTCGCCCCCCTGGAACTGGCCGAACGCCTGGAGCAACTGCGCGCCCTCAGCGCCGGCTACCGCATCAAGGTGGGCGTCACGCCCCACGCCTGCATCGGCATCGACACGCCGGAGGACCTGCAGGCCTGGCTGGCCCGCCACACTGCCGGCAGCGCCTGA
- a CDS encoding fumarate hydratase: protein MAEPAIIRAEAVAEATAGLYRRINTHLRADVRAALERAMERETAPVARDILAALLENERISRTEGVPLCQDTGLAVAFVRIGNRVVIEGGTVQAAIDAGIRRAAAEHPLRASTVRTPLGRANSGDNAPAIVHMEQCEGPHLTIDLLAKGGGAENMSRTFMLAPAAGREGVLDAVVETVRQAGANPCPPIIVGVGLGGNFERAALLAKRALLRDLDGPQPDAELAELEREALERVNRLGIGPQGLGGRTTALAVLFEQAPCHIASLPLAVNLECHSHRHGSVTIRGTRPGE, encoded by the coding sequence ATGGCGGAGCCGGCCATCATCAGGGCGGAGGCCGTTGCCGAGGCGACGGCGGGACTCTACCGCCGCATCAACACGCACCTGCGTGCGGACGTGCGTGCGGCGCTTGAGCGGGCGATGGAGCGCGAGACGGCCCCGGTGGCGCGCGACATCCTGGCGGCCCTGCTGGAGAACGAGCGGATCAGCCGGACCGAGGGCGTGCCGCTGTGCCAGGACACGGGGCTGGCCGTCGCCTTTGTGCGCATCGGCAACCGCGTGGTCATCGAGGGCGGCACGGTGCAGGCCGCCATCGACGCGGGCATCCGGCGCGCGGCCGCCGAGCACCCCCTGCGCGCCTCGACGGTGAGGACGCCGCTGGGCCGCGCCAACTCCGGGGACAACGCGCCCGCCATCGTGCACATGGAGCAGTGCGAGGGGCCGCACCTGACCATCGATCTGCTGGCCAAAGGGGGCGGGGCCGAGAACATGAGCCGCACGTTCATGCTGGCGCCTGCGGCCGGCCGGGAGGGCGTGCTGGACGCCGTGGTCGAGACCGTGCGGCAGGCGGGCGCCAACCCGTGCCCGCCCATCATCGTCGGCGTGGGGCTGGGCGGCAACTTCGAGCGGGCGGCTCTGCTGGCCAAGCGTGCGCTGCTGCGCGACCTGGACGGCCCTCAGCCGGACGCGGAACTGGCCGAACTGGAACGCGAGGCCCTGGAGCGCGTCAACCGCCTCGGGATCGGTCCGCAGGGGCTGGGCGGCCGCACGACGGCCCTGGCCGTCCTGTTTGAGCAGGCGCCGTGCCACATCGCCAGCCTGCCGCTGGCCGTGAACCTGGAATGCCACTCCCACCGGCACGGCTCCGTGACGATCCGGGGCACGCGGCCGGGGGAGTAG
- a CDS encoding ATP-dependent Clp protease ATP-binding subunit has translation MFDKLTEKAQKVLRGARLEAQRMGHQYIGTEHLLLGLVREGSGVAATVLQRLGVDPKRIRLEVEKVVRDGSDVVSTGREANLAPMAQEACKYAAEEAKRMGRNYVGTEHILLGLLRAEDSPAAQVLMNLGVEYEEVHESVMELLGPELDDEEGEEQDARAPSGKSKTPALDSFGRDLTMQARAGELDPVIGREHEIERVIQVLCRRKKNNPVLLGEAGVGKTAIVEGLAQDIVNSNVPRLLRDRRIVVVDLALMVAGTKYRGQFEERIKAVMQEVVKARNIILFIDELHTLVGAGGAEGAIDASNVLKPALARGELQCIGATTPDEYRKYIEKDGALERRFQTIVVDPPSRDETVEIIKGLRERYETHHCVQITDEAIRDATELSTQYVTGRFLPDKALDVVDEACSLVRLRSMSVTPEMRKLQQDLARLSAEKDDAVLAQDFERAASLRDQIDKLQQEQRLLDEAELESAEVVGIVDEDVIREVVSKMTGVPLARLEVEEASRLLQMEEEVHRMVVSQTEAVNAVSRAIRRSRSGMKDPRRPMASFLFIGPTGVGKTLLARSLARFMFGNEDALIQIDMSEYMEKHNVSRLVGAPPGYVGYDEGGQLTERIRRRPYSVVLFDEIEKAHSDVFNMLLQIMEDGRLTDSFGRRVDFSNCVLIMTSNIGAEVIRNSSGLGFRKQSEEVDYQTMKKQLMEQVEKHFRPEFLNRIDDIIVFHGLNRSDLAQIVKLELDKVRERLDARDMKLVVRKKAIDLVIDKGYNPEFGARPLRRAIEKYVEDPLSERILAGKFTSGRIVVDVLDDELTFELERLEPKAVTH, from the coding sequence ATGTTCGACAAGCTGACGGAAAAGGCCCAGAAGGTCCTGCGCGGCGCCCGGCTGGAAGCCCAGCGGATGGGCCACCAGTACATCGGCACCGAGCACCTGCTGCTCGGCCTCGTGCGCGAGGGCTCCGGGGTGGCCGCCACCGTGCTGCAGAGGCTCGGGGTGGACCCCAAGCGCATCCGCCTGGAGGTCGAGAAGGTCGTGCGCGACGGCTCGGACGTCGTCTCGACCGGCCGCGAGGCGAACCTGGCCCCCATGGCCCAGGAGGCGTGCAAGTACGCCGCCGAAGAGGCCAAACGGATGGGCCGCAACTACGTCGGCACCGAACACATCCTGCTCGGCCTGCTGCGCGCCGAGGACAGCCCCGCCGCCCAGGTGCTGATGAACCTGGGTGTCGAGTACGAAGAAGTGCACGAGAGCGTCATGGAGCTGCTCGGGCCCGAACTGGACGACGAGGAGGGCGAGGAACAGGACGCCCGCGCCCCCTCCGGCAAGAGCAAGACGCCCGCGCTCGACTCCTTCGGCCGCGACCTCACCATGCAGGCACGCGCCGGCGAGCTGGACCCCGTCATCGGCCGTGAGCACGAGATCGAACGCGTCATCCAGGTGCTCTGCCGCCGCAAGAAGAACAACCCCGTGCTGCTCGGCGAGGCCGGCGTCGGCAAGACGGCCATCGTCGAGGGGCTCGCCCAGGACATCGTCAACAGCAATGTGCCGCGCCTGCTGCGCGACCGCCGCATCGTTGTGGTGGACCTGGCACTGATGGTGGCCGGCACCAAGTACCGCGGCCAGTTCGAGGAGCGGATCAAGGCCGTCATGCAGGAGGTCGTCAAGGCCCGCAACATCATCCTGTTCATCGACGAACTGCACACGCTGGTCGGAGCCGGCGGCGCCGAGGGCGCCATCGACGCCTCCAACGTGCTCAAGCCGGCCCTGGCCCGCGGGGAACTCCAGTGCATCGGCGCAACGACGCCGGACGAATACCGCAAGTACATCGAGAAGGACGGTGCCCTGGAGCGCCGCTTCCAGACCATCGTGGTCGATCCTCCCTCGCGCGACGAGACCGTCGAGATCATCAAGGGCCTGCGCGAACGCTACGAGACGCACCACTGTGTGCAGATCACCGACGAGGCCATCCGGGACGCCACCGAGCTGTCGACGCAGTACGTGACCGGCCGTTTCCTGCCCGACAAGGCCCTGGACGTCGTCGACGAGGCATGCTCTCTGGTGCGGCTGCGCAGCATGTCCGTCACACCGGAGATGAGGAAGCTGCAGCAGGACCTCGCCCGCCTGTCCGCGGAGAAGGACGACGCGGTGCTGGCGCAGGACTTCGAACGCGCCGCCAGCCTCCGCGACCAGATCGACAAGCTCCAGCAGGAGCAGCGGCTCCTGGACGAAGCCGAACTGGAGAGCGCCGAGGTCGTCGGCATCGTCGATGAGGACGTGATCCGCGAGGTCGTCTCCAAGATGACCGGCGTGCCCCTGGCCCGCCTCGAAGTGGAAGAGGCCAGCCGGCTCCTGCAGATGGAAGAGGAAGTGCACCGCATGGTCGTGAGCCAGACCGAGGCGGTCAACGCCGTCAGCCGGGCCATCCGGCGGTCCCGTTCCGGCATGAAGGACCCCCGGCGGCCCATGGCCAGCTTCCTGTTCATCGGCCCCACGGGCGTCGGCAAGACACTGCTGGCCCGGTCCCTGGCCCGCTTCATGTTCGGCAACGAAGACGCGCTGATCCAGATCGACATGTCCGAGTACATGGAGAAGCACAACGTCTCCCGCCTGGTCGGCGCACCGCCCGGCTACGTGGGATACGACGAGGGCGGCCAACTGACCGAGCGGATCCGGCGGCGCCCCTACAGCGTGGTCCTGTTCGACGAGATCGAGAAGGCCCACTCCGACGTCTTCAACATGCTGCTGCAGATCATGGAGGACGGCCGGCTGACCGACAGCTTCGGCCGCCGCGTCGACTTCAGCAACTGCGTGCTGATCATGACCTCCAACATCGGCGCCGAGGTCATACGGAACAGCTCCGGGCTCGGCTTCCGCAAACAGAGCGAGGAAGTCGACTACCAGACGATGAAGAAGCAGCTCATGGAGCAGGTCGAGAAGCACTTCCGCCCCGAGTTCCTCAACCGCATCGACGACATCATCGTCTTCCACGGCCTGAACCGCAGCGACCTGGCCCAGATCGTCAAGCTGGAACTGGACAAGGTCCGCGAGCGCCTGGATGCGCGCGACATGAAGCTGGTCGTGCGCAAGAAGGCCATCGACCTGGTCATCGACAAGGGCTACAACCCCGAGTTCGGCGCCCGGCCGCTGCGACGCGCCATCGAGAAGTACGTCGAGGACCCCCTGAGCGAGCGCATCCTGGCGGGCAAGTTCACCTCCGGGCGCATCGTCGTGGACGTCCTGGACGACGAACTGACGTTCGAGCTGGAACGCCTCGAACCGAAGGCCGTCACGCACTGA
- a CDS encoding ATP--guanido phosphotransferase, with protein MDLARLKDRPVEWLRGGPEDDVVVSSRVRLARNVEGYPFVGRASPHQKARIEEVLRHAVLAAAPDPPLEYVRLDGLDPLTLDLLVERRLVSREHAEADWVRGVAFDDAERISVMVNEEDHLRIQFVRGGLCLEEVYDRADAFDDLLSGRVPFAFSPQWGYLTACPTNVGTGLRASVMFHLPGLVMAQEMDRVLALAREERLTLRGVYGEGTHGAGDFYQLSNHTSLGPGEEELVSLVLTAARTVARMERDARTALRDDHPEEFRRRIEHAFRLLRSARTISSEEALSFISQVRMGVETGQLTAPSLAALNDLLLLTLPAHLQTMEGRVLDSSVRNELRATYVRNRLAMG; from the coding sequence ATGGACCTCGCCCGCCTGAAGGATAGGCCCGTCGAATGGCTCCGGGGCGGCCCGGAAGACGACGTCGTCGTGAGCAGCCGCGTTCGGCTGGCGCGGAACGTCGAGGGCTACCCGTTCGTGGGCCGTGCCTCGCCCCACCAGAAGGCGCGCATCGAGGAGGTGCTGCGCCACGCCGTGCTGGCCGCCGCACCCGACCCGCCGCTGGAGTACGTCCGCCTGGACGGGCTGGACCCCCTCACGCTGGATCTGCTGGTGGAGCGGCGGCTGGTCAGCCGCGAGCACGCCGAGGCCGACTGGGTGCGGGGCGTGGCCTTCGATGACGCCGAGCGCATCAGCGTGATGGTCAACGAGGAGGACCACCTGCGCATCCAGTTCGTGCGGGGCGGCCTGTGCCTCGAGGAAGTCTACGACCGGGCGGACGCGTTCGACGACCTGCTCTCCGGCCGCGTGCCGTTCGCCTTCTCCCCGCAATGGGGCTACCTGACCGCCTGCCCCACCAACGTGGGCACCGGCCTGCGGGCCAGTGTGATGTTCCACCTGCCCGGCCTCGTGATGGCCCAGGAGATGGACCGCGTGCTCGCCCTGGCGCGCGAGGAACGCCTGACGCTCCGGGGCGTCTACGGCGAGGGCACACACGGGGCAGGCGACTTCTACCAGTTGTCCAACCACACCTCGCTCGGCCCCGGGGAGGAAGAACTGGTCAGCCTGGTGCTGACGGCGGCCCGCACGGTGGCCCGCATGGAGCGGGACGCGCGCACGGCCCTGCGCGACGATCACCCCGAGGAGTTTCGCCGCCGCATCGAACACGCGTTCCGCCTGCTCCGCTCGGCGCGCACCATCTCCTCGGAAGAGGCGCTGAGCTTCATCTCGCAGGTGCGGATGGGCGTCGAGACGGGCCAGTTGACGGCCCCGTCGCTGGCGGCCCTCAACGATCTGCTCCTCTTGACATTGCCGGCCCATCTGCAGACAATGGAAGGCAGAGTCCTGGACAGCAGTGTCCGGAACGAATTGAGAGCGACATACGTAAGAAACCGGCTGGCAATGGGTTGA